In Deltaproteobacteria bacterium RIFCSPHIGHO2_02_FULL_44_16, a single genomic region encodes these proteins:
- a CDS encoding DNA polymerase III, subunit gamma and tau: protein MTYQVLARKYRPQTFSEVIGQEHITSTLQNALTSKRIHHAYLFTGARGIGKTTVARLLAKALNCEVSSAIEPCNQCRSCQDITSGSSLDVQEIDGASNTGVDDVREIRDRVQYLPSSGKYKIYIIDEVHMLSTNAFNALLKTLEEPPAHVVFVFATTEVHKIPATILSRCQRYDFRRISVSKIVQALQMIASREKINVQEDALQLLAREASGSMRDAESLFDQAIAFSEGDISTSRIQSMLGFLDRKRLFEMIEAVIDREPQRGLLFLEEMFNEGLDLSRLTFDFLEMFRHLLVLKSCGGEVTLLDLPSEEIERLRFLASKRDVDELQQLFTYVYRASDDIARSSFPKLLLEILLLRLCRVEPVRPIGELMEKIEQFMESREPAPSPKKIEEAARNWPEFQRWLVANEPRMASLLQHAVDVVREGENVKLSFENSLYADMLLEEERKKHLAQLLERFFHQKFSLVIDCRKGEQGKKGKEEKIRSQAVTKEALESNAVREAANILGGRVHDVKILSKE from the coding sequence ATGACATATCAAGTCTTAGCACGAAAATATCGGCCTCAGACGTTTTCAGAAGTGATTGGTCAGGAACATATTACCTCGACACTTCAAAATGCCTTAACTTCCAAGCGCATTCATCATGCCTATCTTTTCACAGGCGCGCGTGGAATTGGAAAAACAACGGTAGCTCGTCTGTTAGCAAAAGCTCTCAATTGTGAAGTCTCTTCTGCGATTGAACCCTGCAATCAATGCCGTTCCTGCCAAGATATCACCTCTGGTTCTTCTCTTGATGTTCAGGAAATTGATGGAGCTTCGAATACGGGTGTGGATGATGTACGCGAAATTCGCGATCGTGTTCAGTATCTCCCCTCTTCAGGAAAATATAAAATTTATATTATTGATGAAGTGCACATGCTTTCGACCAATGCTTTTAATGCGCTTCTGAAAACATTAGAAGAACCACCGGCCCATGTCGTATTTGTTTTTGCAACGACTGAAGTTCATAAAATTCCGGCAACGATTCTTTCCCGTTGTCAGCGTTATGATTTTCGCCGCATTTCTGTCAGTAAAATTGTTCAAGCTCTGCAGATGATCGCTTCTCGTGAAAAGATAAACGTCCAAGAAGATGCTCTTCAACTTCTGGCTCGCGAAGCTTCAGGAAGTATGCGCGATGCGGAATCTCTGTTTGACCAGGCCATTGCTTTTTCAGAGGGCGATATTTCAACGTCCCGTATTCAATCAATGTTGGGATTTCTCGATCGTAAGCGACTTTTTGAAATGATTGAAGCGGTCATTGATCGAGAGCCTCAGCGAGGTCTTCTTTTTCTCGAAGAGATGTTTAACGAAGGACTCGATCTTTCACGACTGACGTTTGATTTTCTGGAAATGTTTCGACATCTCCTTGTTCTCAAAAGTTGCGGAGGAGAAGTAACGCTTTTAGATTTACCTTCTGAAGAAATTGAACGTCTCCGTTTTCTTGCTTCAAAAAGAGATGTTGATGAACTTCAGCAACTTTTTACGTATGTCTATCGCGCCAGTGATGATATCGCGCGTTCTTCTTTTCCAAAACTTCTTTTAGAAATTCTCCTTCTTCGTCTCTGTCGTGTTGAGCCGGTGCGACCGATTGGAGAATTAATGGAAAAAATAGAACAGTTTATGGAAAGTCGCGAACCAGCACCTTCACCAAAAAAAATTGAAGAGGCTGCCCGCAATTGGCCAGAATTTCAACGTTGGCTTGTGGCGAATGAACCTCGGATGGCTTCATTGCTGCAACATGCGGTCGATGTGGTGAGAGAAGGAGAGAATGTAAAACTTTCATTTGAGAACTCACTCTATGCTGATATGCTTTTGGAAGAAGAGAGAAAAAAACATTTAGCACAATTATTGGAACGTTTTTTCCATCAAAAATTTTCCTTGGTGATTGATTGTCGAAAAGGAGAACAGGGAAAAAAGGGGAAAGAAGAAAAAATACGTTCTCAGGCTGTGACCAAGGAAGCTCTTGAGAGCAATGCTGTTCGCGAAGCGGCAAATATTTTAGGGGGAAGGGTGCATGATGTCAAAATCCTTTCCAAAGAATAA
- a CDS encoding nucleoid-associated protein, YbaB/EbfC family — protein sequence MGLFEMKDLVQQARSMQKEMKKKQKELAKMKFEGSAGGGMVTIIMTGEHEVLSVKIDPSIVSSQNTGMLEDLIRSAISDAFRKAQKETEQLFSGMMGGMGGLGKLGGLFG from the coding sequence ATGGGATTGTTTGAAATGAAAGATTTAGTGCAGCAAGCGCGATCAATGCAAAAAGAGATGAAGAAAAAGCAAAAGGAACTTGCCAAGATGAAATTTGAAGGTTCAGCCGGTGGGGGAATGGTGACGATTATCATGACCGGAGAACATGAAGTTCTCTCCGTCAAGATTGATCCGAGCATTGTCTCTTCTCAGAATACAGGAATGCTTGAAGACCTTATTCGCTCTGCGATCAGCGATGCGTTTCGAAAAGCGCAGAAAGAGACAGAGCAACTCTTCTCAGGCATGATGGGAGGAATGGGTGGGCTTGGAAAACTTGGGGGATTATTTGGATAA
- a CDS encoding recombination protein RecR, translating into MVNSIQKLIHEFSKLPGIGEKTALRFAFHLLRQQPQYAEDLARAILEVKERVRLCSICCALTDVDPCPICHDPKRDEMLLCVVEDPSDMLAIEKTRVFRGRYHVLHGALSPLEGIGPDDLRIRELLARLERRTMSEVVIATNINLEGEATALYLTRLLRPTGIKLTRLASGVPVGGDLEYIDATTLTRAFEERNEV; encoded by the coding sequence ATGGTGAACTCCATTCAAAAATTGATTCATGAATTTTCGAAACTCCCTGGCATTGGTGAGAAGACCGCGCTCCGTTTTGCTTTTCATCTTCTGCGCCAACAACCGCAATATGCGGAAGATCTCGCGCGCGCTATTTTAGAGGTAAAAGAGCGCGTGCGTCTCTGTTCCATTTGTTGCGCGTTAACCGATGTTGATCCCTGTCCCATTTGTCATGATCCAAAACGTGATGAAATGCTTCTGTGTGTTGTGGAAGATCCTTCTGACATGTTGGCGATTGAAAAAACGCGCGTGTTTCGTGGACGATATCATGTGCTGCACGGCGCGCTCTCTCCGCTTGAAGGGATTGGTCCTGATGATTTGCGTATTCGCGAACTCTTAGCTCGGCTTGAGAGGAGAACCATGTCAGAGGTGGTGATCGCGACCAATATTAATCTTGAAGGAGAAGCCACAGCTCTTTATTTAACTCGCCTCTTACGCCCTACGGGCATTAAGCTTACCCGTCTTGCCAGCGGTGTTCCTGTTGGCGGCGATCTCGAATATATTGATGCCACCACCCTCACCAGAGCCTTCGAAGAACGCAACGAAGTATAG
- a CDS encoding gliding-motility protein MglA, with translation MSFINDKTKEINCKVVYYGPPQCGKSTTLKKIYEQVTTQKKGELISLNQENDRTLYFDFVPLHLGKLNGYTIRLHLYTVPGEIGYQAARSLTSKGVDGAVFIADSSLEKTEANLESLRSLKEVLSQAGDDPEKIPFVFQYNKRDLPRAVPVAELSRLLNKQKAPEFETIATQNKGVFEALTSIGSQVLLDLKQEST, from the coding sequence ATGTCTTTCATCAATGACAAAACAAAAGAGATTAACTGCAAGGTTGTTTATTATGGTCCGCCTCAGTGTGGCAAATCGACGACCCTCAAAAAAATCTATGAACAGGTGACAACGCAAAAAAAAGGTGAGCTGATTTCACTCAATCAAGAGAACGATCGCACCCTCTATTTCGATTTTGTCCCTTTACATCTGGGAAAGCTGAATGGTTATACCATTCGTCTTCATCTCTACACTGTTCCCGGTGAAATTGGCTATCAAGCAGCGCGCTCGCTGACATCGAAAGGCGTTGATGGCGCTGTTTTTATCGCTGATTCATCGCTTGAAAAAACAGAAGCCAATCTCGAAAGTCTTCGGAGTTTAAAGGAAGTGTTGAGCCAAGCTGGTGATGACCCTGAAAAAATTCCTTTTGTCTTTCAATACAACAAACGAGATCTTCCACGAGCAGTCCCTGTTGCAGAACTTTCACGTCTTCTCAATAAACAAAAAGCGCCGGAGTTTGAAACGATTGCAACACAAAACAAAGGTGTGTTTGAAGCGCTCACGTCTATTGGATCTCAAGTCCTTCTCGATTTGAAACAAGAATCAACGTGA
- a CDS encoding fructose-6-phosphate aldolase (similar to novel fructose-6-phosphate aldolase from Escherichia coli; enzyme from Methanocaldococcus janaschii shows transaldolase activity) has protein sequence MKLFIDTANINEIKEANAMGVLDGVTTNPTLVSKTGKNFLTVMKEILREIPDRPVSLETTSLDAKGMVEEGRKLAEFGENVVVKIPSTVEGLKACKALTELGLKTNCTLCFSSNQAMLVAKAGATYVSPFVGRLDDISEDGMSLIADIVQIYNNYDFETNILVASIRNPIHIQKAALLGADVCTIPFNVVQQLMQHPLTESGIERFLKDWEKVPR, from the coding sequence ATGAAACTTTTTATCGATACAGCGAATATCAACGAAATCAAAGAAGCAAATGCCATGGGGGTTCTTGACGGTGTTACGACCAATCCCACTTTAGTTTCCAAAACAGGGAAAAATTTTCTCACCGTGATGAAAGAAATTTTGCGTGAAATTCCAGATCGCCCGGTGAGCCTTGAAACCACAAGTCTCGATGCTAAAGGGATGGTCGAAGAGGGACGTAAGCTTGCTGAATTTGGAGAAAACGTTGTGGTCAAAATTCCTTCGACGGTCGAGGGGCTCAAAGCATGTAAAGCTTTGACAGAGTTAGGGCTGAAAACAAATTGCACACTCTGCTTCTCTTCAAATCAAGCCATGCTCGTGGCAAAAGCAGGTGCGACGTATGTGAGTCCCTTTGTCGGTCGCCTGGATGACATCAGCGAAGATGGAATGAGCCTTATCGCTGATATCGTTCAAATTTATAACAACTACGATTTTGAAACAAATATCTTAGTGGCAAGCATCCGAAATCCGATTCATATCCAGAAAGCTGCACTTTTGGGAGCTGATGTCTGCACCATTCCTTTCAACGTGGTGCAACAACTTATGCAGCATCCTCTTACCGAGAGTGGTATCGAACGTTTCTTAAAGGATTGGGAAAAAGTTCCAAGGTAG
- a CDS encoding 2-amino-4-hydroxy-6-hydroxymethyldihydropteridine diphosphokinase, whose product MEKAYVAIGSNLGNRKKNCEAALAAFSLHPDIKVLSVSPWYRSKAFTLDQQPQPDYCNGVIELTTTLSAHSLLHYLQEIEKKLGRKKENERWRPRTLDLDLLFYGEQILKEKELMVPHPEMIKRIFVLQPLCDIAPDIIHPLQKQAVRKLLLFLKKASATDELQPWDES is encoded by the coding sequence ATGGAAAAGGCTTACGTTGCCATCGGTTCTAATCTCGGCAATCGAAAAAAAAATTGTGAAGCAGCTCTCGCTGCTTTCTCTTTACACCCGGACATCAAGGTCTTGTCCGTTTCTCCTTGGTATCGATCAAAGGCTTTCACACTGGATCAACAGCCACAACCAGATTATTGCAATGGAGTGATTGAACTCACCACAACTCTTTCTGCACACTCACTTTTACATTATCTTCAAGAGATCGAAAAAAAATTAGGTCGAAAAAAAGAAAACGAAAGATGGCGTCCACGAACACTCGACTTGGACCTTCTCTTCTATGGAGAGCAGATCCTCAAAGAAAAAGAATTGATGGTTCCGCATCCGGAGATGATAAAAAGAATATTTGTCTTGCAACCTCTCTGTGATATAGCCCCTGACATTATTCATCCGTTGCAAAAGCAAGCGGTTCGCAAACTTCTTCTCTTCTTGAAAAAAGCTTCTGCAACCGATGAATTACAACCGTGGGATGAGTCATGA
- a CDS encoding diaminopimelate epimerase — MTSGSSKLLPFTKMHATGSDAIVLNCLKKIPQNPQHLARKLCHRNTGIGGNQLLLLLKSKNCDFGVKVYNADGSEAQVCGNALRCIARYVREEKLTPKKELLLETGAGPRQVKISSKLIEVDMDEPRMKGKEIPVNLSGRIVNRPLKIDTKDFRITCLSLGTPHCVVFQEAIDTFPVTRFGPLFENHSVFPQRVNISFVNVIGKKEIHTRVWERGVGETAGCSSAASAALVASVLNGFADRSVTVHMPGGKIEVDWNAKDNHIILRGPAEKIFTGEFLLP, encoded by the coding sequence ATGACATCGGGATCTTCAAAACTTCTTCCATTTACGAAAATGCATGCCACCGGCAGTGACGCTATCGTCCTGAATTGCCTGAAAAAAATACCTCAAAATCCCCAACATTTGGCGCGCAAGCTCTGTCATCGAAATACGGGGATTGGAGGCAATCAACTCCTTCTTCTGCTCAAATCGAAAAATTGTGATTTTGGAGTCAAAGTTTATAATGCTGATGGGAGCGAAGCTCAAGTGTGCGGCAACGCTCTTCGTTGCATTGCTCGTTATGTTCGAGAAGAAAAACTGACTCCCAAAAAAGAACTTCTTCTTGAAACTGGAGCTGGACCTCGTCAGGTGAAAATTTCAAGCAAACTGATTGAAGTCGATATGGATGAACCTCGGATGAAAGGAAAAGAAATCCCTGTCAATCTTTCAGGAAGAATTGTGAATCGTCCTTTGAAAATTGACACGAAAGATTTTCGCATCACGTGTCTTTCTCTGGGAACACCTCATTGTGTCGTCTTTCAAGAAGCGATTGATACGTTTCCGGTAACTCGCTTCGGACCTCTCTTTGAAAACCATTCTGTCTTTCCCCAACGCGTCAATATCAGTTTCGTCAATGTCATCGGAAAAAAAGAAATCCACACACGGGTATGGGAACGTGGTGTTGGAGAAACTGCGGGATGCAGCTCAGCAGCTTCTGCAGCGCTTGTCGCAAGTGTCTTAAATGGATTTGCAGATCGAAGCGTGACCGTTCATATGCCTGGAGGAAAAATTGAAGTGGACTGGAATGCGAAAGACAATCACATTATTCTGCGTGGTCCTGCTGAAAAAATCTTTACAGGTGAATTTTTGCTCCCCTAA
- a CDS encoding transcription termination factor Rho, with protein MHLNELKVKKIADLIDMGNEYNIEGAANMRKQELIFALLQSQSEKKLAIFGEGVLEILPDGFGFLRSPDYNYLPGPDDIYVSPSQIRRFGLRTGDTIAGEIRPPKETERYFALLKVEKINHESPDKAKQKILFDNLTPLYPNKRITLEADAKNYSMRVMDLFTPIGLGQRSLIVSPPRAGKTVLLQNIANAITVNHPDVVKIVLLIDERPEEVTDMQRSVSAEVVSSTFDEPATRHVQVAEMVLEKAKRLVEHGKDVVILLDSITRLARAYNAVVPPSGKILSGGVDANALHKPKRFFGAARNVEEGGSLTIIGTALIDTGSRMDEVIFEEFKGTGNMEIHLDRKLMEKRIFPCLDMNKSGTRKEELLMSQEELNKVWILRKMLQPLNTIDAMEFLLDKIKPTKTNKEFLMSMNS; from the coding sequence ATGCATTTGAATGAATTGAAAGTGAAAAAGATCGCAGATCTCATCGATATGGGGAATGAATATAATATCGAAGGGGCTGCAAACATGCGGAAGCAAGAATTGATTTTTGCTCTTCTGCAATCTCAATCAGAGAAAAAGCTCGCCATTTTTGGTGAAGGAGTTTTGGAAATCCTTCCTGACGGTTTTGGATTTTTACGTTCCCCTGATTATAATTACCTGCCAGGTCCCGATGATATTTATGTCTCTCCTTCGCAGATACGTCGTTTCGGATTGCGAACAGGCGATACGATTGCGGGAGAAATTCGTCCACCAAAAGAGACAGAACGTTATTTTGCCCTTTTGAAAGTAGAAAAAATTAATCATGAATCACCCGACAAAGCGAAGCAGAAAATTCTTTTTGATAATTTAACACCTCTTTATCCGAATAAACGTATTACGCTCGAAGCTGATGCAAAAAATTATTCGATGCGCGTCATGGATCTCTTTACTCCTATCGGCCTTGGACAGCGCTCCCTTATTGTTTCTCCTCCGCGTGCCGGAAAAACAGTCTTACTTCAAAACATTGCCAATGCGATTACGGTAAATCATCCAGATGTGGTAAAAATTGTGCTCTTGATTGACGAACGTCCTGAAGAAGTGACCGACATGCAACGTTCCGTCAGCGCTGAAGTAGTTTCTTCAACTTTTGATGAGCCGGCGACACGACATGTCCAAGTGGCGGAGATGGTGCTTGAGAAAGCGAAGCGTTTGGTGGAGCACGGCAAAGATGTGGTGATCTTACTCGATTCTATTACTCGTCTTGCTCGTGCGTATAATGCGGTGGTTCCTCCATCAGGAAAAATTCTTTCTGGCGGTGTGGATGCCAATGCGCTTCATAAGCCAAAACGTTTCTTTGGCGCTGCGCGCAATGTGGAAGAGGGTGGGAGTCTGACGATTATCGGAACAGCGCTGATCGATACCGGAAGTCGAATGGACGAAGTCATTTTCGAAGAATTTAAAGGAACTGGAAATATGGAAATCCATTTGGATCGTAAACTGATGGAGAAACGTATCTTCCCATGTTTGGATATGAATAAATCCGGAACACGTAAGGAAGAATTGCTCATGAGTCAGGAAGAACTCAACAAAGTTTGGATTCTTCGCAAAATGCTTCAACCTCTCAATACGATCGATGCAATGGAATTTTTGTTGGATA